From a single Natronorubrum tibetense GA33 genomic region:
- a CDS encoding sensor histidine kinase, whose translation MSRPRVLCVSSDRSTRASVTLALTDTPVNVVVAQCASDAVERLTRQSIDAIVIDASTVANVPTLVDTVESESAETPTFVHWGDTETDAGSVAVLSEVVARTEDTESPDRLADAVARRIDTPSGAVATGAENESGTAGETDDSSDADATADDRRTPDLPDDLEAIVSDVRRRLVDVTSPVAVEQILREGFTATDRFGFAWIGEYDRGEREVVPWLTDPDSMEWPMQRTFPIGDGEHPLLERALRTGELQTFQHIASDRDAVPFGDHAFDHGARAVAVAPLSSSDDVYGVFVVYALEPFTEAERTAIRSAAAASSHVLETIVARGQLEQQERTLRRYERLVETAGDGMYVLDEHGHFMTVNDALTEMTGYSREGLLGEHTSLVFDQDDIKAGEAKIRSLLSSGTGTDTLELSLETKTGDRIPCEAQVAVLVHDGEYLGSVAVIRDVTERKRSERKLREQNERLDAFARIVSHDLRNPLSVAQGYLDLLEETESLEHAENVRDGLDRMESIVEDVLAIARDGQWATDTEPVDLESVARDAWEYVSTADASLSIAETTAVEADRSRLLRLLENLFRNAVEHGSTSPASQAQREAVEDADAGLSIRIGLLESGGGTPTEPRGFFVEDDGTGLPENMRHELFDPSVSSSSDGLGIGLWVVREVATGHGWSVTAAESEAGGARFEFAFDAESNGRRYSNN comes from the coding sequence ATGAGCCGACCACGCGTCCTCTGTGTGAGTAGCGATCGCTCGACGCGGGCGTCCGTGACGCTCGCGCTGACCGACACACCGGTCAACGTCGTCGTCGCCCAGTGCGCTTCCGACGCCGTCGAGCGACTCACACGGCAGTCGATCGACGCGATCGTCATCGACGCGAGCACGGTCGCGAACGTACCGACACTCGTCGACACCGTCGAATCCGAGTCCGCAGAGACGCCGACGTTCGTTCACTGGGGCGACACCGAAACGGACGCAGGATCCGTCGCCGTCCTCAGCGAAGTGGTCGCACGCACCGAAGACACCGAATCGCCGGATCGGCTGGCCGATGCCGTTGCGAGACGGATCGACACACCGTCAGGTGCCGTGGCTACCGGGGCGGAGAACGAATCCGGTACGGCCGGTGAGACCGACGATTCGAGCGACGCGGACGCGACTGCCGACGACCGACGGACTCCCGACCTCCCCGACGATCTCGAGGCCATCGTCAGCGATGTCAGGAGACGCCTCGTCGACGTGACCTCACCCGTCGCTGTCGAGCAAATCCTCCGCGAGGGGTTCACGGCCACCGACCGGTTCGGGTTCGCCTGGATCGGCGAGTACGATCGCGGTGAGCGCGAGGTCGTCCCGTGGCTGACCGATCCCGACAGCATGGAGTGGCCGATGCAACGAACCTTTCCCATCGGCGACGGTGAGCACCCGCTGCTCGAACGCGCACTTCGGACGGGCGAACTCCAGACGTTCCAGCACATCGCGAGCGACCGCGACGCCGTTCCGTTCGGCGACCACGCCTTCGATCACGGCGCCCGCGCCGTCGCCGTCGCCCCGCTCTCCTCGAGCGACGATGTCTACGGCGTGTTCGTCGTCTACGCCCTCGAGCCGTTCACCGAGGCCGAACGGACGGCGATCCGTTCGGCCGCGGCCGCGAGCTCACACGTCCTCGAGACGATCGTCGCCCGCGGACAACTCGAGCAGCAAGAACGAACCCTCCGGCGGTACGAACGTCTCGTCGAGACGGCCGGTGACGGCATGTACGTCCTCGATGAGCACGGCCACTTCATGACGGTCAACGACGCCCTCACGGAGATGACCGGCTACAGCCGCGAGGGACTGCTGGGCGAACACACCTCGCTCGTCTTCGATCAGGACGATATCAAAGCCGGCGAGGCGAAGATTCGCTCGCTGCTCTCCAGCGGGACCGGGACCGACACCCTCGAGCTATCCCTCGAGACGAAAACCGGCGACCGAATCCCGTGTGAGGCTCAGGTCGCCGTGCTCGTCCACGATGGGGAGTATCTGGGCTCGGTCGCCGTTATCCGCGACGTCACCGAACGCAAGCGAAGCGAACGGAAACTCCGCGAACAGAACGAACGCCTCGACGCCTTCGCACGAATCGTCAGCCACGACCTCCGAAATCCGTTGAGCGTCGCCCAGGGCTATCTCGACTTACTCGAGGAGACCGAATCGCTCGAGCACGCCGAAAACGTCCGCGACGGACTCGATCGAATGGAGTCGATCGTCGAAGACGTCCTGGCGATCGCCCGAGACGGCCAGTGGGCGACCGACACCGAACCCGTCGACCTCGAGTCGGTCGCACGCGACGCCTGGGAGTACGTCTCCACGGCCGATGCGTCGCTCTCCATCGCGGAAACCACCGCCGTCGAGGCCGATCGATCGCGGCTGTTACGGTTGCTCGAGAATCTGTTTCGCAACGCAGTCGAACACGGCTCGACGAGCCCCGCGTCGCAGGCTCAGCGAGAGGCGGTCGAAGACGCTGACGCAGGACTCTCGATTCGAATCGGGCTCCTCGAGTCGGGCGGCGGGACGCCCACCGAACCGCGCGGCTTCTTCGTTGAGGACGATGGCACGGGGTTACCCGAGAACATGCGCCACGAGCTGTTCGATCCGTCCGTATCGTCGTCGTCGGACGGGCTCGGAATCGGGCTGTGGGTCGTCAGAGAAGTCGCTACTGGACACGGCTGGTCAGTTACCGCAGCGGAGAGCGAAGCCGGAGGGGCCCGGTTCGAGTTCGCGTTCGACGCCGAGTCGAACGGCCGGCGTTATAGTAACAATTGA
- a CDS encoding metallophosphoesterase, whose product MASDSDDPVYYVISDLHIGGDEQLEEVEFLDELYEFLERLEATDENAELIINGDAFGLWEFTTVEGIEKFDVLEETYPELFEQLRATGENVQITLLPGNHDHELAAYDEYVERLAEYNVTLVQDRSITRSVGEQAIHFEHGHQQDPNNRIEDWGNPHSTPLGYYYNTLVTSRAGQLSDRGRYNWLKDVQAVTPTERMPVWLLSKYFYREMNPLLRYSLVPFLLLFNISAIIAVLAGLNIAGIWSMPVDRTETFLGQFGTAGTVAWFILALNAGVAGLLLLVGVPLHFIRRDIRKTVDRFGVFETEMTVDPETPYEEAASDVFEEQSETTIFCYGHTHRPTIKEIDGGVLVNSGTWLKRLHRKDGIIGILPPVFHPSYQLAAVRIAPEQSGVAVEFEEITKPSPAPEELTRTERFFTVGREPRPELPDRYVVDEETVETSRKATPDSSPP is encoded by the coding sequence ATGGCCTCCGACTCCGATGATCCGGTCTACTACGTCATTAGTGACCTCCACATCGGCGGCGACGAACAACTCGAGGAAGTCGAGTTCCTCGACGAGTTGTACGAGTTTCTCGAGCGACTGGAAGCGACCGACGAGAACGCGGAGCTGATTATCAACGGCGATGCGTTCGGGTTGTGGGAGTTTACGACGGTCGAGGGCATCGAAAAGTTCGACGTACTCGAAGAGACGTATCCGGAACTCTTCGAGCAGTTGCGCGCGACCGGCGAGAACGTCCAGATTACGCTCCTGCCGGGGAATCACGATCACGAACTCGCCGCATACGACGAGTACGTCGAGCGCCTTGCCGAGTACAACGTGACGCTCGTCCAAGACCGATCGATTACGCGGTCAGTCGGCGAGCAGGCGATTCACTTCGAGCACGGCCACCAGCAGGATCCGAACAATCGAATCGAAGATTGGGGAAACCCCCACTCGACGCCGCTCGGCTACTACTACAATACGCTCGTCACGAGCCGGGCCGGGCAGCTCTCGGATCGCGGTCGGTACAACTGGCTGAAGGACGTTCAGGCGGTGACGCCGACCGAACGGATGCCGGTGTGGCTCCTCTCGAAGTACTTCTATCGAGAGATGAACCCGCTGTTGCGGTACTCGCTGGTTCCGTTCCTGTTGCTGTTCAATATCAGTGCGATCATTGCAGTGCTGGCGGGACTGAACATCGCAGGTATCTGGTCGATGCCGGTCGATCGGACGGAAACGTTTCTCGGTCAGTTCGGCACGGCCGGGACGGTAGCCTGGTTCATCCTCGCGCTCAACGCGGGCGTCGCCGGCTTGCTGTTGCTCGTCGGAGTCCCGCTGCACTTTATCCGACGCGACATCAGGAAAACCGTTGACCGATTCGGGGTGTTCGAAACTGAGATGACCGTCGATCCCGAAACGCCGTACGAGGAGGCCGCCAGCGACGTCTTCGAGGAGCAGTCGGAGACGACGATCTTTTGCTACGGTCACACGCACCGCCCGACGATCAAAGAAATCGACGGCGGAGTCCTCGTCAATAGCGGAACGTGGTTGAAGCGTCTCCACCGGAAAGACGGGATCATCGGGATCCTTCCACCGGTCTTTCACCCGTCCTACCAGCTGGCTGCAGTCCGGATCGCCCCCGAACAGTCGGGTGTGGCCGTCGAATTCGAAGAGATCACGAAGCCAAGCCCTGCGCCGGAAGAACTGACGCGCACTGAGCGGTTTTTCACCGTCGGCCGAGAACCCCGTCCCGAACTACCAGACCGGTACGTCGTGGACGAAGAGACGGTAGAGACCTCCCGAAAGGCGACTCCGGATTCATCCCCGCCCTAA
- the nikR gene encoding nickel-responsive transcriptional regulator NikR: protein MAVVSVSMPDELLERLDQFADEHGYTGRSEVVREASRNLLGEFEDTRLEDRELMGIVTVLFDYETTSVEERMMHLRHEHEDLVASNFHSHVGDHYCMELFVLEGELEDISTFVGKIRATKDALTVDYSVIPVDSFDPISQDN from the coding sequence ATGGCAGTCGTAAGCGTCTCCATGCCGGACGAACTCCTCGAGCGACTCGACCAGTTTGCGGACGAACACGGCTACACCGGCCGCAGCGAAGTCGTCCGAGAGGCCTCCCGTAATCTCCTAGGCGAGTTCGAGGACACCCGCCTCGAGGACCGAGAGCTGATGGGTATCGTTACCGTCCTCTTCGACTACGAGACGACCAGCGTCGAAGAGCGCATGATGCACCTGCGCCACGAACACGAGGATCTCGTGGCCTCGAACTTCCACAGCCACGTCGGCGACCACTACTGCATGGAACTGTTCGTCCTGGAGGGCGAACTCGAGGACATCTCGACGTTCGTCGGAAAGATTCGCGCGACGAAGGACGCGCTGACGGTCGACTATTCCGTGATTCCCGTCGACAGCTTCGATCCGATCTCACAAGACAACTAG
- a CDS encoding 3-hydroxyacyl-CoA dehydrogenase/enoyl-CoA hydratase family protein: MELEDINTVAVLGAGNMGHGIAEVVAMAGYDVNMRDIKGEFVQNGYDQIEWSLGKLAENDQLTEDEAEAALERVTPLVDMEEACGDADVVIEAVPEQMEIKEDVYTELEAVAPDRAIFATNTSSLSITDLAEFTERPEQFCGMHFFNPPVRMDLVEVISGAESGDETLDVIEELAEDIGKSPVRVHKDSPGFIVNRILVPLMNEACWLVSEDEATIAEVDSTTKYDMGLPMGSFELADLTGIDVGYHVLDYMHEVLGEAYEPSPLFVDKVEKEELGKKTGKGFYDYEDGPGADIPTDEQSDLVKARLVASMANEVAKLIGNDVAPPASIDEATKLGAGFPDGPVKMVDQFGLKNALEALEEAYEKTGHERYEPADYLEERAGEGGFYEQTADNGRADFDAIRVEYPGNMVGHIVLDRPHRMNTISGELLEELSTAIDLLSDDDEVRSILITGEGEKAFSAGADVQSMAAGGADPIQAQELSKKGQSTFGKLEACDMPVVAGVDGFCLGGGMEMATCADMRVASERSSFGQPELDLGLLPGWGGTQRLKHIIGEGRAKEIILTAERYEAETMADYGFVNDVVGNDELEDAALDLAADLAGGPPIAQKFTKRAMLAGRDDTDAGLEYEASAFGHLMATDDLMEGMTAFMGDGEPNFEGK, translated from the coding sequence ATGGAGTTAGAAGACATCAACACCGTCGCAGTTCTCGGCGCAGGGAATATGGGCCACGGCATCGCGGAGGTCGTCGCGATGGCTGGCTACGATGTCAACATGCGCGACATCAAAGGCGAGTTCGTCCAGAACGGCTACGACCAGATTGAGTGGTCGCTCGGGAAACTCGCCGAAAACGACCAGCTCACCGAAGACGAAGCCGAGGCCGCCCTAGAGCGGGTCACCCCGCTCGTCGACATGGAGGAGGCCTGTGGCGACGCGGATGTCGTCATCGAGGCCGTGCCGGAGCAGATGGAGATCAAAGAGGATGTCTACACCGAACTCGAGGCAGTCGCTCCCGACCGCGCGATTTTCGCGACGAACACCTCGAGTCTCTCGATCACGGACCTCGCGGAGTTTACCGAGCGCCCCGAGCAGTTCTGCGGGATGCACTTCTTCAACCCGCCGGTTCGGATGGACCTCGTCGAAGTCATCTCGGGCGCGGAGTCGGGCGACGAAACGCTCGACGTGATCGAGGAACTGGCCGAAGATATCGGGAAGTCGCCCGTTCGCGTACACAAGGACTCGCCCGGTTTCATCGTGAACCGTATTCTCGTTCCCCTAATGAACGAGGCCTGCTGGCTCGTCAGCGAGGACGAAGCCACCATCGCCGAGGTCGACTCGACGACGAAGTACGACATGGGGCTCCCGATGGGGTCGTTCGAACTCGCCGACCTCACCGGAATCGATGTCGGCTATCACGTTCTCGACTACATGCACGAGGTGCTGGGCGAGGCGTACGAGCCGAGCCCACTGTTCGTCGACAAGGTTGAAAAGGAAGAGCTCGGCAAGAAGACCGGGAAGGGCTTCTACGACTACGAGGACGGTCCGGGTGCCGACATCCCGACCGACGAGCAGTCCGATCTCGTCAAGGCGCGACTGGTCGCCTCGATGGCGAACGAAGTCGCCAAACTGATCGGTAACGACGTCGCACCGCCGGCGTCCATTGACGAGGCGACCAAACTCGGCGCGGGTTTCCCTGACGGCCCCGTGAAGATGGTCGACCAGTTCGGCCTCAAGAACGCCCTCGAGGCGCTCGAGGAGGCCTACGAGAAGACGGGCCACGAACGCTACGAGCCCGCCGACTACCTCGAGGAACGCGCCGGCGAGGGTGGCTTCTACGAGCAGACGGCCGACAACGGACGTGCCGACTTCGACGCAATCCGCGTCGAGTACCCTGGCAATATGGTCGGCCACATCGTCCTCGACCGACCCCACCGAATGAACACGATCAGCGGCGAACTGCTCGAGGAGCTCTCGACGGCGATCGACCTGCTCTCCGACGACGACGAGGTTCGTTCGATCCTCATCACCGGCGAGGGCGAGAAGGCTTTCTCCGCGGGTGCGGACGTCCAGAGCATGGCCGCAGGCGGTGCGGACCCGATTCAGGCCCAGGAGCTCTCGAAGAAAGGACAGTCCACGTTCGGCAAGCTCGAGGCCTGCGACATGCCCGTTGTCGCCGGTGTCGACGGCTTCTGTCTCGGCGGCGGGATGGAGATGGCAACCTGTGCCGACATGCGCGTCGCGAGCGAGCGATCGTCGTTCGGCCAGCCCGAACTCGATCTCGGGCTGCTCCCCGGGTGGGGCGGTACCCAGCGGCTCAAGCACATCATCGGTGAGGGCCGCGCGAAGGAGATCATCCTCACGGCCGAGCGCTACGAGGCCGAGACGATGGCAGACTACGGCTTCGTTAACGATGTCGTCGGCAACGACGAACTCGAGGACGCGGCGCTCGATCTGGCGGCCGACCTCGCGGGTGGGCCACCGATCGCCCAGAAATTCACCAAGCGCGCGATGCTCGCCGGTCGCGACGACACCGACGCCGGCCTCGAGTACGAGGCCTCCGCGTTCGGCCACCTGATGGCGACCGACGACCTCATGGAGGGGATGACGGCCTTCATGGGTGACGGCGAGCCGAACTTCGAGGGGAAGTAA
- a CDS encoding cupin domain-containing protein — protein MSYRKVNYEDVDQVSSAMHFLSDPLETEQVGVTVARCDPGWNSKPHDHTDNEHEEIYVLIEGAATVLIDDEPIEMETGDALWIPPASTRQIQNGDEESAFVLVSAPSIGDDDDDEWLLSGFAG, from the coding sequence ATGAGCTATCGGAAGGTAAATTACGAGGACGTCGATCAGGTCTCGAGTGCGATGCACTTCCTGAGCGACCCGCTCGAGACCGAACAGGTCGGCGTGACGGTTGCACGCTGCGACCCGGGCTGGAACAGCAAGCCACACGACCACACGGACAACGAGCACGAGGAGATCTACGTGCTGATCGAGGGGGCCGCAACGGTCCTCATCGACGACGAACCGATCGAGATGGAGACCGGCGACGCGCTGTGGATCCCGCCGGCCTCGACGCGCCAGATCCAAAACGGCGACGAGGAGAGCGCGTTCGTGCTTGTCAGCGCACCGAGCATCGGTGACGACGATGACGACGAGTGGCTCCTCTCGGGGTTCGCCGGTTGA
- a CDS encoding creatininase family protein has protein sequence MYLPDRTWPEVGEYVADESLAVVPLGSTEQHGPHLPEGTDHMIAEALAREATDRTGFLCTPPVQIGVSSHHRQFPGTMWVEAPVFRDYVESLSRNLTYHGIDRIVYVNAHGGNVSHLREVGRRLHDDGTAYAIEWMWDESIPGLIEEVFETPGPHGGPKETAMIMHIAEKLVRDDRLEDARDGGAVFDYDAERVHGATTFYDCIENSPNGVFGDQTDATPEIGEELFEAATDQLVALLEWLDARPIDDLMPEPPLEP, from the coding sequence ATGTACCTTCCAGACCGAACCTGGCCGGAGGTCGGCGAGTACGTCGCGGACGAGTCGCTCGCCGTCGTCCCGCTTGGCTCCACCGAACAGCACGGTCCCCATCTCCCGGAGGGGACTGACCACATGATCGCCGAGGCGCTCGCCCGCGAGGCGACCGATCGGACCGGCTTTCTCTGTACGCCGCCGGTGCAGATCGGCGTCAGCTCCCACCATCGGCAGTTCCCCGGCACGATGTGGGTCGAAGCCCCGGTGTTCCGGGACTACGTCGAGAGCCTGTCGCGGAACCTCACCTACCACGGCATCGACCGGATCGTCTACGTCAACGCTCACGGGGGCAACGTTTCCCACCTCCGGGAGGTCGGCCGACGGCTCCACGACGACGGGACGGCCTACGCCATCGAGTGGATGTGGGACGAGTCGATCCCCGGGCTGATCGAGGAAGTTTTCGAGACGCCGGGTCCCCACGGCGGTCCCAAGGAGACCGCGATGATCATGCACATCGCCGAGAAACTCGTTCGCGACGATCGCCTCGAGGACGCCCGCGACGGCGGCGCAGTCTTCGATTACGACGCCGAACGGGTCCACGGTGCGACCACCTTCTACGATTGTATCGAGAACAGTCCGAACGGCGTTTTCGGCGACCAGACGGACGCGACGCCCGAAATCGGCGAAGAGCTGTTCGAGGCCGCGACGGACCAGCTCGTTGCCTTACTCGAGTGGCTCGACGCCCGCCCGATCGACGATCTCATGCCCGAACCGCCGCTCGAGCCGTAG
- a CDS encoding acyl-CoA dehydrogenase family protein, giving the protein MDLLDESIVPDHAHEIKAEAREFAREHIEPNAQEHYQEGTYPEEILEAGQEANLVAQDIPEEWGGRGLDLPQLLALTEEFYRADAGIALTLQLASFGCKMTCEYGTDEQCEEYIRPVAEGDQRSGLAVSEPDTGSDLTGMETTAEKDGDEYVINGEKYWIGNGVEADWITLYARTDDDETNRYGNHSLFIVPTDTDGYDAEHIPEKMAMRASKQAHIELEDCRIPEENLIGSEGAGFWMLADFFNHGRVAVSGHGLGLAAAAIEETWEFVHDREQFGRTISDFQAVQHGLADMLMGFERARSLAWRACEKVENGENEGYWAALSKTSATETAVDVAERGMQFHGGRSVLDERRIARVYRDVRIPVIYEGSNEIQRNLIYGQAPS; this is encoded by the coding sequence ATGGATCTACTCGACGAGAGTATCGTTCCGGACCACGCCCACGAGATCAAAGCCGAGGCTCGCGAGTTCGCTCGCGAACACATCGAACCGAACGCACAGGAACACTACCAGGAGGGGACCTACCCGGAGGAGATCCTCGAGGCCGGTCAGGAGGCGAACCTCGTCGCCCAAGACATCCCGGAGGAGTGGGGCGGTCGTGGGCTCGACCTGCCCCAGTTGCTCGCACTCACTGAAGAGTTCTACCGCGCGGACGCGGGCATCGCGCTGACGCTCCAACTGGCGAGTTTCGGCTGCAAGATGACCTGCGAGTACGGGACCGACGAGCAGTGCGAGGAGTACATCCGCCCGGTCGCGGAAGGCGACCAGCGCTCGGGGCTCGCGGTCTCTGAACCCGACACCGGCAGCGATCTCACGGGAATGGAGACGACGGCGGAAAAGGATGGTGACGAGTACGTCATCAACGGCGAAAAGTATTGGATCGGGAACGGCGTCGAGGCGGACTGGATCACGCTCTACGCGCGGACGGACGACGACGAGACCAACCGGTACGGCAACCACTCGCTCTTTATCGTGCCGACGGATACCGACGGCTACGACGCCGAGCACATCCCCGAGAAGATGGCGATGCGTGCCTCGAAGCAGGCCCACATCGAACTCGAGGACTGTCGCATCCCCGAGGAGAACCTCATCGGCTCGGAGGGGGCGGGCTTCTGGATGCTCGCGGACTTTTTCAACCACGGTCGGGTCGCCGTCTCCGGCCACGGTCTCGGACTCGCGGCGGCTGCCATCGAGGAGACCTGGGAGTTCGTCCACGATCGCGAGCAGTTCGGCCGGACGATCAGCGACTTTCAGGCGGTCCAGCACGGACTCGCGGATATGCTGATGGGATTCGAACGCGCCCGGTCGCTCGCCTGGCGAGCCTGCGAGAAGGTCGAAAACGGCGAGAACGAGGGGTACTGGGCGGCGCTGTCAAAGACGAGCGCGACGGAAACGGCTGTCGACGTCGCCGAACGTGGCATGCAGTTCCACGGCGGTCGCTCGGTGCTTGACGAACGCCGAATCGCCCGGGTCTACCGTGACGTGCGTATCCCCGTCATCTACGAGGGCTCGAACGAAATCCAGCGGAACCTGATCTACGGCCAGGCGCCGTCCTAA
- a CDS encoding HalX domain-containing protein, giving the protein MSEDLEVLVVDDEARLADLFAAWLQGEWSVDTAYDGEEALEKMADSVEVVLLDRRMPGLSGDEVLAEIRDAGYDSRVVMVTAVDPDFDIIEMGFDDYLVKPVSKDELVEIVDHVADRSKYESDIQEYYALVSKTALLESEKADRELADNEEYQDLRERVAELEERVDESVSGMTSHDDFVGAFQDLQSENYSSH; this is encoded by the coding sequence ATGAGTGAGGATCTCGAAGTGCTCGTCGTAGACGACGAGGCTCGACTTGCCGACCTGTTCGCCGCGTGGCTGCAGGGCGAGTGGAGCGTCGATACGGCCTACGACGGCGAAGAGGCGCTCGAGAAGATGGCCGACTCCGTCGAGGTCGTGCTGCTGGACCGCCGCATGCCGGGACTCTCCGGTGACGAAGTGCTGGCGGAGATCAGGGACGCCGGCTACGACTCACGGGTGGTAATGGTCACAGCGGTCGATCCCGACTTCGACATCATCGAGATGGGCTTCGACGACTATCTCGTCAAGCCAGTCTCGAAGGACGAACTCGTCGAGATCGTTGACCACGTCGCCGATCGATCGAAATACGAGTCAGATATCCAGGAGTACTACGCGCTGGTCTCGAAGACAGCGCTGCTGGAGTCCGAGAAGGCAGACCGCGAACTCGCGGACAACGAGGAGTATCAGGACCTCCGCGAGCGCGTCGCGGAACTCGAAGAGCGAGTCGACGAGTCGGTCTCCGGGATGACCTCTCACGACGACTTCGTCGGCGCGTTTCAGGATCTCCAGTCCGAGAACTATAGTAGTCACTGA